In the Grimontia kaedaensis genome, one interval contains:
- the gspF gene encoding type II secretion system inner membrane protein GspF — protein sequence MAAFEYKALNAKGRTVKGVIEADTARQARQMLREKSLVPMEVAQTHEKEQQKQSASVGFKRGISTNELALLTRQLATLVQAGMPLEECIKAVAEQSEKQRLKNMLTGVRARVVEGYTLSDSLGDYPHVFDQLFRAMVAAGEKSGHLGPVLERLADYVENRQQVKNKLIQAMVYPMVLTVAAIGIVAFLLATVVPDIVGQFLQTGAELPNITKVLLAASDFVTNWGLLVLGVSLALFVLFRALLRNESRRLGWDRSVLNMPVVGRVARGLNTSRFARTLSICTSSAIPLLDGMKVAADVMTNTWVKSKVLEASDRVREGASLRVSLEKSKLFPPMMLHMIASGERSGELEQMLTRAADNQDRDFESQVNIALGIFGPALIIAMAGIVLFIVVATLMPIIQLNNIVGV from the coding sequence ATGGCAGCGTTTGAATACAAAGCGTTAAATGCCAAAGGCCGCACCGTTAAAGGCGTTATTGAAGCTGACACAGCCCGTCAGGCGCGTCAGATGCTTCGTGAAAAATCGCTGGTGCCAATGGAAGTGGCTCAGACGCATGAAAAAGAGCAGCAAAAGCAATCCGCTTCTGTTGGCTTTAAGCGCGGCATCAGCACCAATGAACTGGCGCTATTGACCCGCCAGCTCGCGACGCTGGTTCAAGCGGGTATGCCACTGGAAGAGTGTATCAAGGCTGTTGCTGAGCAATCAGAAAAGCAGCGCTTGAAGAACATGCTCACTGGTGTACGCGCTCGGGTCGTAGAAGGCTACACCCTTTCCGATAGCCTTGGTGATTATCCCCATGTGTTTGATCAGCTGTTCCGCGCCATGGTTGCTGCCGGTGAGAAATCCGGTCACTTAGGCCCTGTGCTGGAACGTCTTGCTGATTACGTAGAAAATCGCCAGCAGGTCAAAAATAAGCTTATCCAGGCCATGGTGTATCCCATGGTGCTGACTGTCGCGGCTATTGGCATCGTAGCCTTTTTGCTCGCGACCGTTGTGCCGGACATTGTGGGCCAATTCCTACAAACCGGTGCGGAGCTGCCAAACATTACCAAAGTACTGTTGGCAGCCAGTGATTTCGTCACCAATTGGGGACTGTTGGTTTTGGGTGTCAGCCTTGCGTTGTTTGTGCTTTTCCGGGCGCTGCTTCGGAACGAAAGCCGGCGCCTTGGCTGGGACAGAAGTGTATTAAATATGCCGGTGGTTGGACGGGTTGCCCGGGGGCTAAATACCTCGCGCTTTGCCCGCACACTGTCGATTTGTACTTCCAGTGCTATCCCTCTGCTCGATGGCATGAAGGTCGCGGCAGATGTGATGACCAACACCTGGGTAAAGAGCAAAGTACTGGAAGCGTCGGATCGCGTCCGTGAAGGGGCGAGTCTCAGGGTATCGTTGGAAAAATCGAAACTTTTTCCACCAATGATGCTGCACATGATTGCTAGTGGTGAGCGAAGTGGTGAGCTCGAACAGATGCTGACCCGCGCCGCAGACAATCAGGACCGTGATTTTGAATCCCAGGTCAACATCGCACTGGGTATTTTCGGTCCTGCCCTCATCATCGCGATGGCCGGTATCGTACTGTTTATTGTCGTGGCAACCTTAATGCCAATTATCCAGCTCAACAATATTGTGGGCGTATAA
- the gspJ gene encoding type II secretion system minor pseudopilin GspJ, translating into MYQRTKKTKGFTLIEVLLALMIFATLSVAANQIFRNVINSNIQTEEVGNALKSLQRTLLIMDSDFRQMLARQYRNGGDEAKETLLEFGDDFLDSESQGIRFVRGGWINPQQLFPRGEVVKVGYRIKDETLERIRWMYPDDSSAAEPASMPLMEGVTGIRFEVQGSDGWKKDWDTPLEMPKAIRVVMETERYGELTRVYLLPGQTIAPPVVNTP; encoded by the coding sequence ATGTACCAGCGAACTAAAAAAACCAAGGGCTTTACCCTGATTGAAGTACTATTGGCCCTGATGATTTTTGCCACCCTTAGTGTGGCGGCAAACCAAATTTTCCGTAATGTTATCAATAGCAATATACAGACAGAAGAAGTGGGCAATGCGCTGAAAAGCCTGCAACGAACACTTCTCATCATGGACAGTGATTTTCGCCAGATGCTGGCACGTCAGTACCGAAATGGTGGTGACGAAGCGAAAGAAACCTTGCTGGAATTCGGTGATGATTTTTTAGACTCCGAATCTCAGGGAATCCGCTTTGTCCGTGGTGGCTGGATTAACCCTCAACAGCTTTTTCCCCGAGGGGAAGTGGTGAAAGTGGGTTACCGCATTAAGGATGAGACTCTAGAGCGCATCCGCTGGATGTACCCAGACGACAGCTCAGCAGCCGAGCCTGCATCGATGCCCCTGATGGAAGGGGTCACAGGTATCCGCTTTGAAGTGCAAGGCAGTGATGGTTGGAAAAAGGATTGGGACACACCGCTTGAAATGCCAAAAGCGATTCGGGTGGTGATGGAAACAGAACGTTATGGTGAACTGACCCGTGTGTATTTGCTGCCGGGACAGACCATCGCACCGCCTGTGGTGAACACGCCATGA
- the gspH gene encoding type II secretion system minor pseudopilin GspH, protein MRRGRPSGFTLLEILLVLVLLSISAVIVVPNLPQNKNDDAKEEAQRFFQLIQLWTEQSLLTGQTFGLNVDKDGYQLLRLTRDDWVPAEKERNITSVTLPEGLELDLEVSGFVAEEDRLFDRESLFDEEMFAEEENKPPQPQVVLMGNGEIIPFTLTIVADDKRLWQVKGNDVATFEVKNLNEGKE, encoded by the coding sequence ATGAGAAGAGGGCGCCCGTCCGGGTTTACATTGCTGGAAATCCTGCTGGTGTTAGTGCTGCTGTCTATCAGCGCAGTGATCGTGGTGCCCAACCTTCCGCAGAACAAAAATGATGATGCCAAGGAAGAAGCTCAGCGCTTCTTTCAGCTCATTCAGCTTTGGACTGAGCAGTCTTTGCTGACAGGTCAAACCTTTGGGCTCAATGTCGATAAAGATGGCTATCAGCTCCTCCGTCTGACCCGTGACGATTGGGTGCCTGCGGAGAAAGAGCGCAACATCACCTCAGTGACATTGCCGGAAGGATTAGAGCTCGATTTGGAAGTCAGTGGCTTTGTGGCGGAAGAGGATCGCTTGTTTGACAGAGAAAGCCTGTTTGATGAAGAGATGTTTGCTGAAGAGGAAAATAAGCCGCCTCAACCGCAAGTTGTGCTCATGGGGAACGGTGAAATCATTCCTTTTACCCTGACTATTGTGGCGGATGACAAGCGCCTGTGGCAGGTCAAAGGCAATGATGTGGCAACATTTGAAGTTAAGAACTTGAATGAGGGTAAAGAGTGA
- the gspI gene encoding type II secretion system minor pseudopilin GspI, giving the protein MRKHRGFTLIEVLVAMAVFAVAAMAVLNATGQHVNSLGALEEKTFASMVADNQLALFVLEDKPLSSAKNGKSEMAGREWFWTVKPIATSDNLLRAVDVIVWRDERRQSSLVTVRTYVPAN; this is encoded by the coding sequence GTGAGAAAGCATCGCGGCTTTACCCTGATTGAAGTCTTGGTGGCAATGGCTGTGTTTGCTGTGGCGGCCATGGCGGTGCTCAATGCGACCGGCCAGCACGTAAATTCGCTAGGTGCGCTGGAAGAAAAAACTTTCGCATCCATGGTGGCGGATAACCAATTGGCGTTGTTTGTGTTGGAAGACAAACCGCTTTCATCGGCGAAAAACGGCAAATCAGAAATGGCAGGACGGGAGTGGTTTTGGACGGTCAAACCCATTGCAACCTCGGACAACCTGCTGCGCGCAGTTGATGTCATTGTCTGGCGAGATGAACGTAGACAAAGCTCTCTGGTGACGGTGAGGACCTATGTACCAGCGAACTAA
- the gspG gene encoding type II secretion system major pseudopilin GspG, translated as MQRRQQGFTLLEIMVVIVILGVLASLVVPNLLGNKDKADQQKAVTDISALEGALDMYRLDNSVYPTTDQGLDALVKKPSSSPEPRNYREDGYIKRLPQDPWGNEYQYLNPGEHGTVDIFTLGADGQEGGEGVNQDIGNWNMLDIK; from the coding sequence ATGCAACGTCGTCAACAGGGCTTCACCCTGCTGGAAATCATGGTTGTTATCGTCATTTTGGGTGTACTGGCAAGTTTGGTGGTTCCAAACCTGTTGGGGAACAAAGACAAAGCCGATCAGCAAAAAGCGGTGACGGATATCAGTGCATTGGAAGGCGCACTGGACATGTACCGTCTGGACAACAGCGTATACCCAACTACCGATCAGGGTTTGGACGCGCTGGTGAAAAAGCCAAGTTCTTCTCCAGAACCACGTAATTACCGTGAAGATGGTTACATCAAACGTCTGCCACAGGATCCTTGGGGTAACGAGTACCAATACCTGAATCCAGGTGAGCATGGCACTGTGGATATCTTTACCTTGGGTGCAGATGGCCAGGAAGGTGGTGAGGGTGTGAACCAGGATATCGGCAACTGGAACATGCTGGACATCAAGTAA